In a single window of the Arachis hypogaea cultivar Tifrunner chromosome 6, arahy.Tifrunner.gnm2.J5K5, whole genome shotgun sequence genome:
- the LOC112695536 gene encoding respiratory burst oxidase homolog protein B, which yields MEIQQEEHESWSETESTGSRSTRVGFSGPLSGPLVSNNKKKLSARFKDDDDDLVEITLDVRDDTVSVQNIRGGDPETALLASRLEKRPSSLGVRLRQVSQELKRMTSSQKFDKVDRSKSGAARALKGLKFMTKNVGTDGWSKVETRFLELAVDGKLPKTRFSQCIGMNDSREFAGELFDALARRRGITSASITKDELREFWEQITDQSFDSRLQTFFDMVDKNADGRITEEEVKEIIALSASANKLSKLQERAEEYAALIMEELDPDNLGFVEVYNLEMLLLQAPAQSTHMNTDSRVLSQMLSQKLVPTKEHNPIKRGLRSLSYFIEDNWKRLWIIALWLCICAGLFTWKFIQYKNRAVFHVMGYCVTTAKGAAETLKFNMALILLPVCRNTITWLRSRTKLGMAVPFDDNINFHKVIAFGVAIGVGLHAISHLTCDFPRLLHATDAEYEPMKPFFGQQRPNNYWWFVKGTEGWTGIVIVVLMAIAYTLAQPWFRRSRLNLPKPLKKLTGFNAFWYSHHLFVIVYALLIVHGYFLYLTKHWYKKTTWMYLAIPMLIYACERLLRAFRSGYKSVKILKVAVYPGNVLALHMSKPQGFKYYSGQYIFVNCSDVSPFQWHPFSITSAPGDDYVSVHIRTLGDWTSQLKAVFAKACQPASGDQSGLLRADMLQGNNIPRMPKLLIDGAYGAPAQDYKNYEVILLVGLGIGATPLISILKDVLNNIKQQKDIEEGMVESGVKNNKRKPFATNRAYFYWVTREQGSFEWFRGVMDEVAENDKDGVIELHNYCTSVYEEGDARSALITMLQSLQHAKSGVDIVSGTRVKTHFARPNWRKVFKQAALKHPNKTVGVFYCGAHALVGELKRLSLDFSRKTNTKFDFHKENF from the exons ATGGAGATTCAGCAAGAGGAACACGAGTCGTGGTCGGAGACGGAGAGCACGGGGAGCCGGAGCACACGTGTGGGCTTCAGTGGGCCGCTGAGCGGCCCATTGGTgtccaacaacaagaagaagttgAGCGCCAGGTTCAAGGACGACGATGATGACTTGGTCGAGATCACCTTGGACGTTCGCGACGACACCGTTTCCGTCCAGAACATTCGAGGCGGAGACCCAGAGACGGCACTCCTTGCTAGCCGCCTCGAGAAGCGGCCGTCCTCGCTGGGTGTCCGCCTCAGACAGGTGTCACAGGAATTGAAACGCATGACTTCCTCTCAGAAGTTCGACAAAGTTGATAGGAGCAAGTCCGGTGCCGCACGTGCACTCAAAGGACTCAAGTTTATGACCAAAAATGTCGGAACTGATGGTTGGTCTAAGGTTGAGACCCGCTTCCTTGAGTTGGCCGTCGatggaaagctccccaaaacccgGTTTAGCCAGTGCATAG GTATGAACGACTCGAGAGAGTTTGCTGGAGAGTTATTTGATGCATTAGCTCGTCGTCGAGGCATAACATCGGCTTCCATTACCAAGGATGAGTTGCGTGAATTCTGGGAACAAATTACTGATCAGAGCTTTGATTCAAGGCTGCAGACCTTCTTTGACAT GGTGGACAAGAATGCTGACGGACGAATTACCGAAGAAGAAGTTAAAGAG ATTATCGCTTTGAGCGCTTCCGCTAATAAGCTTTCAAAATTACAAGAGCGTGCGGAAGAATATGCAGCTCTTATCATGGAGGAGTTGGATCCAGACAACCTTGGATTCGTGGAGGTTTACAACTTGGAAATGCTGCTTCTGCAAGCACCAGCGCAATCAACACACATGAACACAGATAGCAGGGTGCTGAGCCAAATGCTGAGCCAGAAACTAGTCCCAACAAAAGAACACAACCCAATCAAGCGTGGGTTGCGGTCACTGTCCTACTTCATCGAGGACAACTGGAAGCGTCTCTGGATTATAGCTCTCTGGCTCTGCATCTGCGCAGGCCTCTTCACTTGGAAGTTCATCCAGTACAAGAACCGCGCAGTCTTCCACGTCATGGGCTACTGTGTCACCACGGCCAAGGGAGCCGCCGAGACTCTCAAGTTCAACATGGCCTTAATCCTCTTACCTGTATGCAGAAACACCATCACCTGGCTCAGGAGCAGGACCAAGCTAGGCATGGCCGTTCCCTTTGATGACAACATCAACTTTCACAAG GTGATTGCTTTTGGGGTTGCGATTGGGGTTGGGTTGCATGCAATTTCACATCTAACGTGCGATTTCCCAAGGCTGTTACACGCGACGGACGCGGAATATGAGCCAATGAAGCCATTTTTTGGGCAGCAAAGGCCAAACAATTATTGGTGGTTTGTGAAGGGGACAGAGGGTTGGACAGGGATAGTGATTGTGGTGCTTATGGCAATAGCATACACATTGGCACAACCTTGGTTCCGAAGAAGCAGGTTGAATCTTCCTAAACCTCTCAAGAAACTCACTGGCTTCAACGCCTTTTGGTACTCTCATCACCTATTCGTCATTGTCTATGCTCTTTTAATCGTTCATGGATACTTCCTTTACCTCACCAAGCATTGGTATAAGAAAACG ACTTGGATGTATCTTGCTATTCCCATGCTCATATACGCATGTGAGCGCCTACTTCGTGCTTTTAGATCTGGCTACAAAAGTGTCAAGATTTTGAAG GTTGCAGTATACCCAGGAAATGTCTTGGCCTTGCATATGTCAAAACCACAAGGGTTTAAGTACTATAGCGGACAGTATATTTTCGTTAACTGTTCAGATGTCTCCCCATTTCAATG gcATCCTTTCTCTATTACATCAGCTCCGGGAGATGATTACGTAAGCGTCCATATTCGGACTTTGGGTGACTGGACTTCACAGCTTAAGGCGGTTTTCGCGAAGGCGTGTCAACCGGCAAGTGGGGACCAAAGTGGTCTTCTAAGAGCAGATATGTTACAGGGCAACAACATACCAAGGATGCCGAAGCTGTTGATTGATGGGGCATATGGAGCTCCAGCACAAGACTACAAGAACTACGAAGTGATCCTTCTCGTGGGGCTAGGAATTGGTGCAACACCATTGATTAGTATACTGAAAGATGTGTTAAACAACATAAAGCAACAGAAAGACATAGAAGAAGGGATGGTGGAAAGTGGTGTTAAGAACAACAAGAGAAAACCATTCGCCACAAACAGGGCTTATTTCTACTGGGTGACACGTGAGCAGGGGTCGTTCGAGTGGTTCAGGGGTGTGATGGATGAGGTTGCAGAGAATGACAAGGACGGAGTGATTGAGCTTCATAACTATTGTACAAGTGTGTATGAAGAAGGAGATGCTAGATCGGCTTTGATCACAATGCTTCAGTCCCTCCAACATGCTAAGAGTGGTGTGGATATTGTTTCAGGGACAAGGGTCAAGACCCACTTTGCTAGGCCTAATTGGCGCAAGGTCTTTAAGCAAGCTGCTCTCAAACACCCCAACAAAACAGTTG GTGTATTTTACTGTGGAGCTCATGCATTGGTTGGAGAATTAAAGAGGCTTTCTCTGGACTTTTCTAGGAAAACCAACACTAAGTTCGATTTTCATAAAGAGAATTTTTAG